A genomic segment from Nicotiana tabacum cultivar K326 chromosome 7, ASM71507v2, whole genome shotgun sequence encodes:
- the LOC142162048 gene encoding uncharacterized protein LOC142162048, translated as MEYLSRLLTDLKNNKHFHFHPKCKKLGITHLSFTDDQLLFARGDNQSVAMLKQCLDQFSTSSGLKANLNKSSVYFGRVDKAEQELILQQLGYVKGELPFRYLGVSLTTKR; from the coding sequence ATGGAATATCTAAGTAGGCTTCTCACAGACCTGAAGAATAATAAGCACTTCCACTTTCATCCAAAGTGCAAGAAACTAGGCATTACCCATTTGAGTTTTACTGATGATCAACTATTGTTTGCTCGGGGAGATAACCAATCTGTGGCAATGTTGAAGCAATGTTTAGATCAGTTCTCCACATCATCTGGGCTAAAAGCTAATCTAAACAAAAGTTCAGTATATTTTGGTAGAGTGGACAAAGCAGAACAAGAACTTATACTTCAGCAACTTGGTTATGTGAAAGGGGAGCTACCATTTAGGTACTTGGGAGTATCTCTTACTACCAAAAGATGA